One window of the Podospora pseudopauciseta strain CBS 411.78 chromosome 4, whole genome shotgun sequence genome contains the following:
- a CDS encoding hypothetical protein (COG:S; EggNog:ENOG503NWAM), translating to MGINNPLPSSLSSECKKCGKILSSFIDPRQAFGPEKVIPPSVLANAKGLAILTVIKAGFLGSARFGSGLVVARLPDGSWSAPSAIATGGAGFGGQIGFELTDFVFILNDASAVKTFSQAGSLTLGGNVSIAAGPVGRNAEAAGAASLRSVAGIFSYSKTKGLFAGVSLEGSAIIERKDANAKLYGRQISARELLSGAERPPSQAYPLMSILNTRVFNGMAAGGSMDNRMYNDVPVYDDHEDPVVWGNKTGQAYGEGQSRNRDSVPAGSSGQGDYYAPPKRSSTWQDPVYDQEPRSFGQGSRSSTYADNSFGGAATGEKKAPPGRPAAPKPNYAGKEAMLKKNEAIALFTFEAVEPGDLGFKKGDVITVLKKTDNATDWW from the exons atgggAATCAACAATCCGCTCCCTTCGAGCTTATCCT cCGAATGCAAAAAGTGCGGCAAGATCCTCTCCTCGTTCATCGACCCTAGACAAGCCTTTGGACCCGAGAAGGTCATCCCGCCATCTGTCCTCGCCAACGCCAAG GGCCTCGCTATCCTTACTGTGATCAAAGCAGGCTTTCTCGGATCCGCCCGTTTCGGCTCCGGCCTCGTCGTCGCCCGCCTCCCCGATGGCTCCTGGAGCGCCCCATCCGCAATCGCAACCGGCGGtgctggctttggtggcCAGATCGGCTTCGAGCTGACAGATTTCGTCTTTATTCTCAATGACGCCAGCGCTGTCAAGACCTTCTCCCAGGCTGGCTCCCTCACACTCGGCGGCAATGTGTCAATAGCTGCTGGTCCTGTAGGCAGAAACGCAGAAGCTGCCGGCGCTGCCTCGCTGAGAAGTGTGGCCGGTATCTTCAGCTACTCCAAGACAAAGGGATTATTCGCCGGTGTCTCCCTCGAAGGCTCAGCCATTATCGAGCGCAAGGACGCCAATGCTAAGCTCTACGGCCGACAGATCTCGGCGAGGGAACTCCTGTCTGGAGCCGAGCGCCCACCGTCGCAGGCTTATCCCCTGATGAGCATCCTCAACACTCGAGTTTTCAACGGTATGGCGGCCGGTGGATCGATGGACAACAGAATGTACAACGATGTACCGGTGTATGACGACCACGAAGACCCGGTTGTCTGGGGTAACAAGACTGGCCAAGCTTATGGGGAGGGGCAGTCGAGGAACCGGGACAGTGTGCCTGCGGGGAGCAGTGGACAGGGAGATTACTATGCGCCACCCAAGAGATCTTCCACGTGGCAGGATCCGGTTTATGATCAGGAGCCCAGATCGTTTGGGCAGGGGTCGAGGTCGAGCACGTATGCGGATAATTCTTTTGGTGGGGCCGCGAcaggagagaagaaggctcCGCCTGGACGGCCGGCGGCGCCGAAGCCGAACTACGCGGGTAAGGAAGccatgttgaagaagaatGAGGCTATTGCACTGTTTACCTTTGAGGCGGTGGAGCCGGGCGATTTGGGATTCAAGAAGGGGGATGTAATTACTGTCTTGAAGAAGACGGATAATGCTACGGATTGGTGGTAA
- a CDS encoding hypothetical protein (COG:S; EggNog:ENOG503P57M), producing MSESYERERQNNARLDELSAKVSALRGVTIDIYDHARNHELIDSSTETFSSMGTQLKGSAGRLGRMAASGNKVAILKLSGILIGAFLVLYYLWRLMF from the exons ATGTCCGAATCCTACGAACGCGAACGCCAAAACAACGCCCGCCTCGACGAGCTCTCCGCCAAAGTCTCCGCCCTCCGCGGCGTAACAATCGACATCTATGACCACGCCCGCAACCATGAGCTCATCGACTCCAGC ACCGAAACCTTCTCCTCAATGGGCACCCAACTCAAGGGCTCAGCCGGCAGACTAGGCCGCATGGCCGCCAGCGGGAACAAAGTCGCCATTCTCAAACTGTCAGGGATATTGATCGGCGCGTTTCTGGTGCTGTATTACCTCtggaggttgatgttctGA